The sequence CCTGTCAATAATTTCATCAGAAATATTTTCTACCGAATATTGTTCCTGGAGTAATTTTGCCCCGTATGGTTTGATAAATTCATAGATATTCATATCGGGATGAACCGATTTGCCAATACCTTCCAGGATGGTCAGTGCACGCAATAGCAAAAAAATCCCTCCCGGCACCTTCATTTTGTAATCGTATATGATCTTCTGAAGACGGAGTATAAGCTCTGCCATGCTGCTTTCACTTACATCAAGCAGGCTGAAATCTTCAATGATCTCGTTCATATCGTTTTCAAAAACCTTTCTGTTGGTTATCTCATGTTCAATGGCAAGTCTTTGAAAATTATTGGCCATTTGCTTCGCATTTTGTTGGGCCATGCTTATAAATATTCCGGCAAAGGCATATTTATCCCGTTTTATCAGTTTGCCCGCCATTCCAAAATCAATAAGGCATATCACGCCATCTTTACGGATGATGATATTGCCGGGGTGGGGGTCAGCATGGAAAAAGCCGTGTTCAAAGATTTGAGTTAAATAAATGTTCATACCATTTTCAGCTATTTTTACCGGATCAAGCCCCCAGGCTTTTAATTGATCTATATCGGTGATCTTACAACCATCGGCAAATTCAGTTACCAAGACCTTGTCAGTAGAAAGTTCTTTAGTAGCTTTAGGCACATAGAACGTATCATTATCTTTATAATAATTTCTAAACTGCTCTACATTTCGCGCTTCATTATTGTAATCAAGCTCTTTTTGAAGGTTTTTTTCAAAAGTATCAATGATATCATCCAGGTTGGTAATACCGTTTTTTTCAAAATAATTTTTACCCCGCCTAACTATTTCTTTAAGAATTGAAATATCGGTATTTATGAGCTCTTTAACCCCGGGGCGCTGCACTTTAACAGCAACCTCTCCCGAAGTACGAAGTACGAATGACGAAGTACGAAATTCATCATTCGTACTTCGTGCTTCGTCATTCGTACTTTCAAATCCTCCCTTTAATTTTGCACGGTGTACCTGTCCTATAGAGGCAGAACCAAGAGGCTTTTCGTCAAATCTCTCAAAAAGGTCATTGATATTTTTCCCCGTCTCTTTTTCAATAATAGCCTTTACTTCGCTGAATGCAAAAGGAGGGACCTTATCCTGAAGTTTTTCAAATTCCCTGATCAAAGGCTCAGGAAGCATATCGGGCCGGTTGCTAAGTATCTGTGCAAGCTTAATAAAAGTAGCCCCCAGCTCTTCAAAAACCATCCTGATCCGTTCCCAGCGGGTGTACTCAAATACAAGTTTATCCTGTCTTTTCCATTGTTGCCTTCTTTTCTTTGGGACCAGCTTTCTTAAAGCCGTGTTGATAACAACATCTTCAAATCCATACTTGAGCAGAACCTGGATGATCTTACGTATGCGTTTGATGTTTTTGAATGTTTGGATAGATATCATTTGAATTTACGATTAGTATAGGGCATCTCTAAAAACCCAAAAATAAATCTTTACCGCAAAGACGCAAAGACGCAAAGACGCAAAGTATTTATTTAGTTGGCATTTATTATTTTTATTCTTTGCGTCTTAGCCCCGAGTACTCGGGGGTGAAAAAAACTAGTTTTTAGAGGTCCCCTATAGATATAATTCCGCCAAAGTTATAAAAAAAAATGCCAAGCCTGCATAAACAAGACCTGGCATTTAATTTTCACACACTGATAAAGCTTTTAATTTAAAACCGGAACTTTTGTTTTAGTTTTAGCTAATTCGTTTTCTAATTTTTCAATTCTTGCTTTCAGGTCTGATACCTCATCCCTTTTAAGAAAATCGAATTTTGATACAACGCTCTCAACTACATTGTTGAGCTTGGTCTCAAACTCATTCTTTTTAGCTTCAGTGTTTTTGAAGAAATCCTCAACGATTTTTTTACCTTCGCTGTCAGAAATTTTTCCTTTTTCAACGAGGGGTTTAATGGTTTCTTCAATTTTCTCTACGGTTACAGAAGCTAATCCAACTCCTGCGTAGATTACGTTTTTAAAAAAGTCATTTTCCATGA is a genomic window of Cytophagales bacterium containing:
- a CDS encoding AarF/ABC1/UbiB kinase family protein, with product MISIQTFKNIKRIRKIIQVLLKYGFEDVVINTALRKLVPKKRRQQWKRQDKLVFEYTRWERIRMVFEELGATFIKLAQILSNRPDMLPEPLIREFEKLQDKVPPFAFSEVKAIIEKETGKNINDLFERFDEKPLGSASIGQVHRAKLKGGFESTNDEARSTNDEFRTSSFVLRTSGEVAVKVQRPGVKELINTDISILKEIVRRGKNYFEKNGITNLDDIIDTFEKNLQKELDYNNEARNVEQFRNYYKDNDTFYVPKATKELSTDKVLVTEFADGCKITDIDQLKAWGLDPVKIAENGMNIYLTQIFEHGFFHADPHPGNIIIRKDGVICLIDFGMAGKLIKRDKYAFAGIFISMAQQNAKQMANNFQRLAIEHEITNRKVFENDMNEIIEDFSLLDVSESSMAELILRLQKIIYDYKMKVPGGIFLLLRALTILEGIGKSVHPDMNIYEFIKPYGAKLLQEQYSVENISDEIIDRISQFDYFFRSFPYEMSEILKKVRKGKLNFEVQYKGYEPLLKKIDSVTNRFILTFIITALVLASSIIMTADLAPEVTTPYGLPYLSIIGFSLSAFLGLILFISMWRSGSG